From the Psychrobacillus sp. FSL K6-4046 genome, one window contains:
- a CDS encoding branched-chain amino acid ABC transporter permease — MRNLFVRESGNYKISYLDDAKMFGTTSGKIKGLLIVAMVLLLPLVTTNYWIGLLTLCSISAIGAIGLNILTGFTGQISIGVGAFLGVGGYTSAILTSTYGLSFWISLPLAGIVTALIGGLFGVPSLRLKGLYLAIATLAAQVIILFVISRWDSLTGGTAGMVLNRPKVGDVSLTSNTQYYYLCVIILLLTVLYATNLLRTRTGRAFLAVRDRDIAAQIMGINLFKYKVMAFVISSFFVGISGALLAHYTMIVSPELYNFHVSIEYLAMILIGGLGSVFGSILGAAFITLLPVLLGSFVDVLAAFMPDFYQLFSAFKDFVFGAVIILFLIFEPGGLAHIWLNFKKYFKLWPFSY, encoded by the coding sequence ATGAGGAATCTGTTTGTTAGAGAAAGTGGTAATTATAAAATTTCTTATTTAGACGATGCAAAAATGTTTGGAACAACCTCTGGCAAGATTAAAGGTTTATTAATAGTAGCCATGGTCCTCTTGCTGCCATTAGTTACTACTAATTATTGGATTGGTCTTCTTACCCTCTGTTCTATTTCAGCGATTGGGGCAATCGGACTTAACATACTGACGGGTTTTACTGGGCAAATATCGATTGGAGTCGGCGCCTTTTTAGGTGTAGGTGGATATACATCAGCAATTCTAACTTCCACCTATGGATTAAGCTTCTGGATTTCTTTACCGTTGGCTGGAATCGTTACAGCTTTAATAGGGGGCTTGTTCGGTGTTCCTTCCCTGAGACTAAAGGGTTTGTACTTGGCTATTGCTACTTTAGCTGCGCAAGTTATCATTTTATTTGTCATTAGTCGATGGGATAGTTTAACAGGTGGTACTGCTGGAATGGTATTGAATCGTCCAAAGGTTGGAGACGTTTCTTTAACGAGTAATACACAATATTATTATTTATGTGTCATTATTTTGTTACTTACCGTCTTGTATGCTACTAATCTATTGAGAACAAGAACTGGAAGAGCCTTTTTGGCTGTCCGAGACAGAGATATAGCTGCACAAATAATGGGGATCAATCTATTTAAATATAAGGTAATGGCATTTGTTATAAGCTCGTTCTTTGTCGGTATATCTGGAGCTTTACTCGCACATTACACAATGATTGTGAGTCCAGAACTATACAACTTTCATGTATCTATCGAGTACCTAGCAATGATTTTGATAGGTGGCTTAGGAAGTGTATTTGGTTCTATTCTAGGAGCAGCTTTTATAACATTGTTACCTGTACTGCTAGGTTCCTTCGTTGATGTTTTGGCAGCTTTTATGCCAGACTTCTATCAGTTGTTTTCAGCTTTTAAGGATTTTGTTTTTGGAGCTGTCATTATTTTATTTTTAATCTTTGAACCAGGAGGACTCGCACATATTTGGCTCAATTTTAAGAAGTACTTTAAGCTTTGGCCGTTTTCTTATTAA
- a CDS encoding ABC transporter substrate-binding protein yields MKLRKNNFVYKILGILFVLLLGACSEEGTSEGSDGSRKVVVGGLYDITGGTGDVGTPYAEGEKAYFKYAKDKGEIEGVDLVLNGKDYAYSIPEAQKIYQELRDKEKVAAVLGWGTGDTEALRQQVASDKLPFFSASYSENLKNLEESPYNFLVAASYSDQGRTVLKWIKDNHKGSDPTVALLYNDTAFGRSPIEDIKAYAAEIGIKVVDEQIVDVQATEAQSQLLNMEKKNPDYAIIQETWGATATILRDANTLNIDTQFIGLNWASGEGVITIVGEDVAEGYIGILSHALPYEDQPGMAEVEEYLKGEGKTLEDINQKFIQGWSAAKIMVAGIEEAAKKHPDGDITGEEIRSGLESLNNFDLGGLGAPVSFSADNHTGTEQTRLGIVKGGKWEPLTDYFSYKD; encoded by the coding sequence ATGAAGTTGAGAAAAAATAATTTTGTATACAAAATATTGGGGATTCTTTTCGTGTTATTACTAGGGGCTTGTTCAGAGGAAGGTACATCTGAAGGCAGTGATGGCTCGAGAAAAGTGGTTGTTGGTGGACTATATGATATAACTGGCGGTACTGGAGACGTTGGAACACCTTACGCAGAGGGAGAAAAAGCGTATTTCAAATATGCTAAAGATAAAGGAGAAATAGAAGGCGTAGATTTGGTTTTGAATGGAAAGGACTACGCTTATTCTATTCCAGAAGCCCAAAAGATTTACCAAGAGCTGCGAGATAAAGAAAAAGTTGCTGCTGTACTTGGCTGGGGAACGGGAGACACAGAGGCATTACGTCAGCAAGTGGCTAGCGATAAGCTTCCTTTTTTCTCTGCATCGTATTCTGAGAATCTAAAAAACTTAGAGGAGAGTCCTTATAACTTTTTGGTGGCTGCTTCATACTCCGATCAAGGGAGAACTGTATTAAAGTGGATTAAGGATAACCATAAAGGCTCTGATCCAACGGTAGCATTATTGTATAACGATACAGCGTTTGGGCGTTCTCCAATCGAGGATATTAAAGCGTACGCGGCTGAAATTGGTATTAAGGTTGTAGATGAGCAAATTGTTGATGTGCAGGCTACCGAAGCACAATCTCAGTTATTGAATATGGAGAAGAAAAATCCAGATTATGCAATTATCCAAGAAACTTGGGGCGCAACAGCTACAATTCTTAGAGATGCTAATACACTGAACATAGATACCCAATTTATAGGGTTAAACTGGGCCTCTGGTGAAGGAGTTATTACAATAGTAGGGGAAGATGTAGCGGAGGGCTATATTGGTATTCTATCGCATGCTTTACCATACGAGGATCAACCAGGAATGGCTGAGGTAGAGGAATATTTAAAAGGTGAGGGAAAAACACTAGAAGATATCAATCAGAAATTTATCCAAGGATGGTCGGCTGCTAAAATTATGGTTGCTGGTATAGAAGAAGCGGCTAAAAAACATCCGGACGGTGATATTACAGGAGAAGAGATTAGATCAGGTCTTGAATCTTTAAATAACTTTGACCTTGGCGGACTTGGAGCACCGGTAAGCTTCAGTGCAGACAACCATACAGGCACGGAGCAGACTCGTCTAGGCATAGTGAAGGGCGGCAAATGGGAGCCTTTAACAGATTACTTTAGCTATAAGGACTAA
- a CDS encoding AMP-binding protein, translated as MDHKTLPTLLAERSANHEQEVALRQKQLGIWHEVTWGEYSKKVNQLSIVLSEYFDFYKGERLAIIADNRQEWVYTQLAAQSLGGITVGIYPESLPEQIVFYLNDCKARIVLVDNQEQVDKLLGIEEQIPLVEQIIFCNKQGMRHYKHPKLVDFEDLLSDGILLLRDKAKFLVDPPEEVLENDPAIIAYSAATSGMPKGVILTHANLIDAAEGLLTIDNVKTKEDYFSFLPFAWIHEQILGIVTPLIKGMVVNFPERPHTVLGDLREIDPHTLLAPPRVYQSIMSSFTNRIEGASKFKKTIYNFFKKFGDKAAHAELNKEPINFVDKAMYVLGDIIVFSAIRDHLGLARVKRAYVAGAALHPEAFYFYHSIGVNLKQTYGGTEVAGIAFVQRDKDVRAGSSGKALPNTLAKIGEDGAVYIKNSAVATNYIGGESTHDGDGWISLGDCGHLEDDGHLYVLDRLEDIIIAENGQVIYPRLIENKLKSNPYILEAVCFGQNKPYVTAMINMNWNSMGRWADKQRIAYTDYEELAKNNQVIEFLEQQVSLLMKDLPSFARVEKFTLLHRPFSTEEGELTRTYKIRRNFIEDRYRVLIDGMYTERESISVGSSEMDNVRVVQLNREQEVTL; from the coding sequence ATGGATCACAAAACATTACCCACTCTTTTAGCGGAAAGGTCTGCTAATCATGAGCAAGAGGTTGCTCTCAGGCAAAAACAGCTAGGGATTTGGCATGAGGTTACTTGGGGGGAATACAGTAAAAAGGTAAATCAATTATCTATTGTATTATCTGAATATTTTGATTTTTATAAGGGGGAAAGGCTAGCAATTATAGCCGATAATCGGCAAGAATGGGTTTATACCCAACTTGCTGCACAAAGTTTAGGCGGTATAACGGTAGGGATCTATCCAGAATCATTACCTGAACAAATTGTTTTTTATCTAAATGACTGTAAGGCCAGAATCGTATTAGTTGATAATCAAGAGCAGGTAGATAAATTGTTGGGGATTGAAGAGCAAATACCATTAGTTGAGCAAATCATATTTTGTAACAAGCAAGGGATGAGGCATTATAAGCATCCAAAACTAGTAGACTTTGAGGATTTACTATCAGACGGCATATTATTGTTGCGAGATAAGGCAAAGTTCCTTGTTGATCCACCTGAAGAGGTTTTGGAAAATGACCCTGCAATTATTGCCTATAGTGCAGCAACATCAGGGATGCCAAAAGGTGTCATTTTAACGCATGCTAACCTAATTGATGCGGCTGAAGGTCTACTTACTATTGATAACGTGAAAACAAAGGAAGATTATTTTTCTTTTTTACCTTTCGCTTGGATTCATGAGCAAATTTTAGGGATAGTAACTCCTTTAATTAAAGGGATGGTTGTTAACTTCCCCGAACGCCCACATACAGTTTTAGGCGATCTTCGGGAAATAGATCCACATACATTGCTGGCTCCACCTAGAGTTTATCAATCTATCATGTCTAGTTTTACGAACAGGATAGAGGGAGCAAGTAAGTTTAAAAAAACAATTTATAATTTTTTCAAGAAATTTGGGGACAAGGCTGCCCATGCAGAATTGAACAAAGAGCCAATCAATTTCGTAGACAAAGCAATGTATGTATTAGGAGATATTATTGTTTTTAGTGCCATTCGTGATCATTTAGGTTTAGCGAGAGTTAAAAGAGCTTATGTTGCAGGAGCTGCTTTGCATCCGGAAGCTTTTTACTTTTATCACAGTATTGGAGTAAATCTAAAACAAACCTATGGAGGGACTGAGGTTGCTGGTATAGCTTTTGTTCAAAGAGACAAAGACGTAAGAGCCGGAAGCTCAGGAAAAGCATTACCAAATACACTAGCTAAGATTGGAGAAGATGGAGCAGTATACATTAAAAATTCAGCTGTTGCTACAAATTATATAGGTGGAGAAAGTACGCATGATGGGGATGGATGGATTTCCTTAGGTGATTGTGGTCACTTGGAGGATGACGGACATCTTTACGTGCTAGATAGATTAGAGGATATTATTATTGCCGAAAATGGCCAAGTTATTTATCCGAGACTGATAGAAAACAAGTTAAAATCGAACCCTTACATTTTAGAGGCAGTTTGCTTTGGTCAAAATAAACCATATGTAACTGCAATGATCAATATGAACTGGAACAGTATGGGGAGATGGGCAGACAAACAAAGAATTGCTTACACAGATTATGAAGAGCTGGCTAAAAACAATCAAGTGATAGAGTTTTTGGAACAACAGGTGTCATTGTTAATGAAAGATTTACCTTCCTTTGCAAGGGTAGAGAAATTCACACTTTTACACAGACCATTTTCAACAGAAGAAGGAGAGCTCACCAGAACCTATAAAATAAGAAGAAATTTCATAGAAGATCGTTACAGAGTGTTGATTGACGGGATGTATACAGAAAGAGAAAGTATTTCTGTAGGGTCGAGTGAGATGGATAACGTAAGAGTGGTTCAACTAAATAGAGAGCAGGAGGTGACGTTATGA
- a CDS encoding ABC transporter ATP-binding protein — translation MDPILEIKNVSLQFGGVKALEDVSYHINKGEIFSLIGPNGAGKTSMLNCISGLYQPTGGSILYKGHEIINMKPYNRTALGIARAFQNIALFAHMSVLDNLKLGRHTLMNSGPISGGMYVGKAAKEEIAHRQKVEEVIEFLELQDIRHTPVGTLPYGLQKRVEVGRALALNPELILLDEPMAGMNKAEKDEMSHFIVEMHETMNMTVVLIEHDLGVVMNLSEHIAVLDFGRLIGFGTPAEIQENPAVIKAYIGEEAVI, via the coding sequence TTGGATCCTATATTAGAGATAAAAAATGTCTCTTTACAATTTGGAGGGGTAAAGGCACTAGAAGATGTCAGCTACCATATTAACAAAGGAGAGATTTTTTCGTTAATAGGTCCAAATGGAGCTGGAAAAACTAGTATGCTGAATTGTATTAGTGGTCTCTATCAACCGACTGGTGGCTCCATTTTGTATAAAGGTCATGAAATCATAAATATGAAACCCTATAATCGCACAGCTTTAGGGATTGCTCGTGCATTCCAAAATATAGCGTTATTTGCCCATATGTCTGTGCTAGACAACCTAAAGCTTGGAAGACATACATTGATGAATTCCGGACCGATTAGCGGAGGAATGTATGTTGGAAAGGCTGCAAAAGAAGAAATTGCGCACAGACAGAAGGTAGAAGAAGTAATTGAATTTTTAGAGCTTCAAGATATCCGTCATACTCCTGTCGGTACGCTGCCTTACGGTTTACAGAAGAGAGTCGAGGTGGGAAGGGCGCTTGCTTTAAACCCTGAACTTATCTTATTGGATGAACCAATGGCTGGGATGAACAAAGCGGAAAAAGATGAAATGTCACATTTTATAGTAGAGATGCATGAGACGATGAATATGACGGTAGTCTTGATCGAGCACGACTTAGGGGTTGTTATGAATTTATCGGAACATATAGCTGTATTAGATTTTGGTAGACTTATTGGTTTTGGAACCCCAGCAGAAATTCAAGAAAATCCAGCTGTTATAAAGGCCTATATTGGGGAAGAAGCCGTTATTTAG
- a CDS encoding branched-chain amino acid ABC transporter permease, with protein MTFFLQMLVTGVVVGSIYGLVALGFVLIYRASGALNLANGEFVIVGPYICLVLMTAYRIPFFIALLITLIFSAILGLIVERLVIRPIQNAPVVSVIMATIGLSSLLGGAVHMIWGHQTRMFPKIFPTTPINISGIIISPVYLWSFVIVITLLTIFLLLFKFSKMGIAMRAVADDRQAAMSMGISVKYVYAATWTIAAVVAAVGGILLGNINGLSPTMSAIGLTVLPVVILGGLDSVLGAIVGGFIIGILQNMAGGYIDPFVGGGLKEVVPFIVVLLILMLKPYGLFGSRTIERV; from the coding sequence ATGACATTCTTTCTTCAAATGCTTGTCACGGGAGTGGTAGTAGGTAGTATCTATGGTCTAGTGGCATTAGGGTTTGTATTAATTTATCGGGCAAGTGGTGCACTAAATTTGGCAAATGGAGAGTTTGTTATTGTTGGCCCCTATATTTGTTTAGTTTTGATGACTGCTTACCGTATCCCTTTCTTTATTGCCTTGTTAATTACCCTTATATTCAGTGCCATTTTGGGGTTAATCGTGGAAAGATTAGTTATCCGCCCTATTCAAAATGCACCAGTAGTATCTGTTATTATGGCGACAATTGGACTTTCTAGCTTACTAGGGGGAGCCGTTCATATGATTTGGGGTCACCAAACAAGAATGTTTCCTAAAATATTCCCAACAACTCCTATAAATATATCAGGAATTATTATTAGTCCTGTATATCTTTGGTCTTTTGTAATTGTCATAACATTGCTCACCATATTCTTGTTGCTGTTCAAGTTTTCAAAAATGGGGATTGCTATGCGAGCAGTGGCAGATGATCGTCAGGCTGCGATGTCAATGGGGATCAGTGTGAAGTATGTTTATGCAGCAACTTGGACTATTGCTGCTGTTGTAGCAGCGGTAGGCGGGATATTGCTAGGGAATATCAACGGTTTAAGTCCTACGATGTCTGCAATTGGTTTGACAGTTCTGCCGGTCGTAATTTTAGGTGGATTGGATAGTGTTCTTGGAGCAATCGTAGGTGGATTTATAATTGGTATTCTCCAAAACATGGCAGGTGGATATATAGATCCATTTGTAGGAGGAGGCTTAAAGGAGGTTGTTCCATTCATAGTGGTTTTACTCATCTTAATGTTAAAACCATACGGACTATTTGGTAGTAGAACAATTGAGAGGGTGTGA